Proteins from a single region of Methanofollis sp.:
- the arsB gene encoding ACR3 family arsenite efflux transporter — protein MTERRLSTFEKYLTLWVALCIVAGIALGRVAPGVAVALDSFSVYQVSIPIAIALFFMMYPIMVKIDFAEVLRAARTPRPVALTLFVNWAIKPFTMYLIATFFLGYLFVGFIPGTEVLPDGTVVELWRSYVAGCILLGIAPCTAMVLMWSYLARGNDGLTLIMVAINSLTMLVLYAPLGGFLLGVNAMPIPWQTILLSVAVYVALPLVAGYLTRKWILARKGMAWFETRFLHLLTPVSIVALLGTLVLLFAFKGDVIVENPLTILWIAVPLFLQTVLIFTLGYFVLAPRLGLVYRDAAPAGMIGASNHFEVAIATATILFGLGSGAALATVVGVLIEVPVMLMLVRICLRTQGMFRGESG, from the coding sequence GTGACAGAACGCCGCCTCTCCACCTTCGAGAAGTACCTCACCCTCTGGGTGGCGCTCTGCATCGTCGCCGGGATCGCCCTCGGCCGGGTCGCTCCGGGCGTCGCCGTCGCCCTCGACTCCTTCTCCGTCTACCAGGTCTCGATACCCATCGCCATCGCCCTCTTCTTCATGATGTACCCGATCATGGTGAAGATCGACTTCGCCGAGGTGCTGCGGGCGGCCCGGACGCCGCGGCCGGTCGCCCTCACCCTCTTCGTGAACTGGGCGATAAAGCCCTTCACGATGTACCTCATCGCCACCTTCTTCCTGGGCTACCTCTTCGTCGGCTTCATCCCGGGCACCGAGGTGCTCCCCGACGGCACGGTCGTCGAACTCTGGCGGAGTTATGTCGCCGGGTGCATCCTCCTCGGCATCGCCCCCTGCACCGCGATGGTGCTGATGTGGAGTTATCTCGCCAGAGGCAACGACGGCCTCACCCTGATCATGGTGGCGATCAACTCCCTCACCATGCTCGTCCTCTACGCCCCGCTCGGCGGGTTCCTCCTCGGCGTGAACGCCATGCCCATCCCCTGGCAGACGATCCTCCTCTCGGTCGCCGTCTATGTGGCCCTCCCCCTCGTCGCCGGGTATCTCACCAGGAAATGGATCCTCGCCCGCAAGGGGATGGCATGGTTCGAGACGCGGTTCCTCCACCTGCTGACGCCGGTCTCGATCGTCGCCCTGCTCGGCACGCTCGTCCTCCTCTTCGCCTTCAAGGGGGACGTCATCGTCGAAAACCCCCTGACCATTCTCTGGATCGCGGTCCCCCTCTTCCTCCAGACGGTGCTCATCTTCACCCTCGGGTACTTCGTCCTGGCGCCGCGGCTCGGCCTCGTATACAGGGACGCCGCCCCGGCCGGGATGATCGGCGCCTCCAACCACTTCGAGGTGGCGATCGCCACGGCGACCATCCTCTTCGGTCTGGGGTCGGGGGCGGCGCTCGCCACGGTCGTCGGCGTGCTGATCGAGGTGCCGGTGATGCTGATGCTCGTGCGGATCTGCCTGCGGACGCAGGGGATGTTCCGGGGGGAGAGCGGATGA